From one Nothobranchius furzeri strain GRZ-AD chromosome 2, NfurGRZ-RIMD1, whole genome shotgun sequence genomic stretch:
- the LOC139066094 gene encoding zinc finger protein 883-like: MDSGESLMEFVSKQVATARKIIKKVEEALAQFEEGLGGQHRLSDMSWKPQSSSYTAEPPQHQVWEKEKVLTDQQLFNQQSTSSLDQEEPEPPLIKKDQQELCSQQHEGQFLLKQEHINLMETSYEETDCHEPEPNRTQPLCQSSTEAENQDQGGCRKKNSESNGNEELTRNKRRPKTNHHRDSVNGQKLKRQKRAHRGERPFSCELCGNYFSHKCYLNVHMRAHTGEKPYSCKTCGKCFSLGGNLTKHMRTHTCEKPYPCKTCGKCFTKSFSLTTHMRTHTGEKPYPCKTCGKCFRDSGHLTTHMRTHTGEKPYPCKTCGKCFSDSSALTTHMRTHTGEKPYPCKTCGKCFIQSFSLTKHMRTHTGEKPYPCKTCGKCFSHSSALTTHMRTHTGEKPYPCKTCGKCFSESGNLTTHMRTHTGEKPYPCKTCGKCFRDSGHLTTHMRTHTGEKPFQCERCSKCFTQRVALINHMRTHTGEKPFQCERCSKCFTRRFALIKHMGTQHM, from the exons ATGGATTCAGGAGAGTCTCTGATGGAGTTTGTCAGCAAGCAAGTAGCTACTGCTAGAAAAATCATCAAGAAGGTTGAAGAAGCCTTGGCCCAGTTCGAGGAAGGGCTTGGTGGTCAGCACAGACTGTCGGATATGAGCTGGAAACCACAGAGCAGCTCATACACAGCAG AACCTCCACAGCATCAAGTTTGggaaaaagagaaagttctgactGACCAACAGCTCTTTAACCAGCAGTCgacctccagtttggaccaggaggaaccAGAACCTCCACTGATCAAGAAAGACCAGCAGGAACTCTGTAGCCAGCAGCATGAAGGGCAGTTCCTTCTGAAGCAGGAACATATTAACTTGATGGAGACTTCCTATGAAGAAACAGACTGCcatgaaccagaaccaaacaggaCCCAACCATTGTGTCAGAGTTCTACAGAAGCTGAGAACCAAGATCAGGGTGGATGCAGGAAAAAAAACTCAGAATCAAACGGCAATGAAGAACTGACACGTAACAAAAGACGTCCAAAAACCAATCATCATAGAGACAGTGTAAATGGTCAAAAGCTAAAAAGGCAGAAGAGGGCTCACAGAGGTGAAAGGCCATTTtcgtgtgagctctgtggaaactaTTTCAGTCACAAGTGTTATTTAAATGTTCACATGAgagctcacacaggtgagaagccatattcttgtaaaacttgtggtaaatgttttagtctcGGTGgtaacttgactaaacacatgagaactcacacatgtgagaagccatatccatgtaaaacttgtgggaaATGTTTTACTAAGAGTTtttccttgactacacacatgagaactcacacaggtgagaagccatatccatgtaaaacttgtggtaaatgttttagagacagtggtcacttgactacacacatgagaactcacacaggtgaaaagccatatccatgtaaaacttgtggtaaatgttttagtgacagtagtgccttgactacacacatgagaactcacacaggtgagaagccatatccatgtaaaacttgtggtaaatgttttattcaGAGTTtttccttgactaaacacatgagaactcacacaggtgaaaagccatatccatgtaaaacttgtggtaaatgttttagtcacAGTAGtgccttgactacacacatgagaactcacacaggtgagaagccatatccatgtaaaacttgtggtaaatgttttagtgagagtggtaacttgactacacacatgagaactcacacaggtgagaagccatatccatgtaaaacttgtggtaaatgttttagagacagtggtcacttgactacacacatgagaactcacacaggtgagaagccatttcaATGTGAACGTTGTAGTAAATGTTTCACACAGCGTGTTGCTTTGATtaatcacatgagaactcacacaggtgagaagccatttcaATGTGAACGTTGTAGTAAATGTTTCACACGGCGTTTTGCTTTGATTAAGCACATGGGAACTCAACACATGTGA